Below is a genomic region from Medicago truncatula cultivar Jemalong A17 chromosome 3, MtrunA17r5.0-ANR, whole genome shotgun sequence.
TAATAATGGGAATTACACAGTAAAGAGTGGTTATGAGGCTCTTCAAAGCTGGAAAAACAATAGCAACCCTGGTCCCTCCACCAGTTCTCAGAATAATAACATATGGAAGAAACTATGGGCTCTACACACTATACCTAGACACAAGATGATTGTATGGCGCATTCTCCATAACACCCTTCCTGTCAGAACTGAACTCAACAAAAGAGGAGTTAATTGCCCACCCCTTTGCCCAAGATGTTATTCTAATTTGGAAACTACAAATCACATTTTCATGAGTTGTGAGAGAACCCAGCgagtttggtttggttctcAATTGTCTATTCGTTTCCCTGATAATTCTACTATTAATTTCTCAGATTGGTTATTTGATGCTATCTCTAATCAGACAGAGgaaattataatcaaaatttctGCAATTACCTATAGTATTTGGCATGCAAGGAACAAGGCTATCTTCGAAAACCAGTTCGTATCTGAGGATACTATCATTCAATAAGCTCAAAACAGTATCCTGGCTTATGAGCAAGCTACAATCAAACCCCAGAATCCCAATATTGTACTATCCTCGCTATCTGCAACTTCAAATACGAATACAACTCGTCGGCGTAGCAACGTTAGATCGCGGTGGCAAAAACCTCTGAATAACATTCTAAAAGCCAACTGTGATGCTAATCTTCAGGTCCAAGGCAGATGGGGTCTGGGTTGTATTATAAGAAATGCGGATGGGGAAGCTAAGGTCACAGCTACTTGGTGCATAAATGGTTTTGATTGTGCAGCTACAGCGGAAACTTATGCTATTTTGGCAGCGATGTACCTAGCTAAAGATTATGGTTTTAAGAACATGGAGTTTGAAAGTGATTGTGAAGCTGTCATCAAAAAACTGAAGCTCAAAAGCGATGATGATAGAACTTATCTTGGCTCAATTTTGTCTGAAATCTGGATGGCCAGTGGATGGTTTGACACTTGTACATATCATTTTATCCCTAGAATAGGTAATCAAGTGGCACATGGATTAGCCCATCTTGCCCACTCTAAACCCAATAACATTTGGactattcaaaaataaaaaataaaaaaaaaatgaaattttaaaagatttaagaaacttatttaaaaaataaaaaaaagatagaatgaTTAAAAATACTTGAacactgcattttttttttaaggcaacACTGCTAATAAATTTTGGATAGATTGTTTgattaactttaaaaaatattggcAAAATTACGCAAACAGTCCCTTatcttaattttaggtaacgttttagtcctttatctttttatttttccgttttcatcctttatctttttaaaacgTTGCACTGTTACCCTTCTGTTAACCATCTGTTAAGAAAAACActgtttatattaaaatattatttaactatttcttttttgctaatttgagaaaaagaaacacAGCAACACAACAACCCATAAAACACATTATTCATGTGTTTTTCAACCCAGAAGCATTTGCGCTTTACAACCCATAAAGCATGTGCGATCATTCTTTATGTAGGCGCAAGCAACACCTTGTGAactttcattcatcatcatatatacAGAAATCATGCAAACACAAGGTGAACGATAGACCAACAACTgctttaagaaattaaaatcaaacattatTTTCTAATAGTTGGAAGCAAGTGATTTCTTTTGCAATATTTAACATATAAGATATAACTCATTACTTGTAGACTACCTGATGAATCATGATTTTTTGGAAACATTATATGTAGAGATAAAGAATTGCCCAAGAAACGGAAATCCAGAAACAATAAAACAGATACTCACATTGCAAGATCTCAAAAACCAACAAGATTTTCAAATGATTTGATGAGTTAGTGGTGATAATTTTTCATTCATGTATTTCGAATGTTGTTTTGATGTATGAATTTCAATAACCTTATCTATACATGGTTCGATCCATTAATGGGGATGTCATGAATTTcaagatttgattttttaggGTTGCAGCATGCATCTGCTTCACATCTAAcattggagaagaagaagataacgtccaatttgttttttaacaGAATGTGTAACGGATTCCACTTAAAGGGTAAAGgtgcaacattttaaaaagataaaggactaaaacgggaaaataaaaagataaaagactaaaattttacctaaaattaagttaagggactattTATGTAGTTTTGCCAAAATAGTTTTAATGTAGCGTTTGATTAGGATCTAAAGTGGTTGAATTATAAACTTATAGGTGGACCAATGGAGGTTTGTTttggtttaaaataaaaattgaatgtttAATTGGTTTGGATTGAATGTTCAACTTTGTTGTCATGGGACTGGGAGAGCAATTTGGAGGGGCGATTGCACAAAACCCTATTATTTGGGGGCAccaattcacttttttttctctcacatTCAAATGTGTCGATTCACTTCTTGTTTTACTCAAGTTTGACACAGATAAAATACATATCATATGCTTGTATAtagttgatgttttttttatacaaagtgAAATTGACATTTATATACCTACACTGTTAAACTTTCACACATCTTTCAGTCGatgatatattaaaataacCGATGACTAATTTATTACAGACCTTTCACGGAGGCTACATGCATTCATgtctctttctattttgatgaCAGTAAAAACATTGCATAAGTCTTTGCGCGTGCGTGCAAGTGCGtgcaatcataaaaaaaataggacaccaaattcatattttatagaAGGGACTCCAAATTTCATGGACGAACTTGTATTTAATAGTATTAGATGTTTTAAAGTCTGGTtctcacataatatcatcaaagtaactttcataaaaataattaatttaagacATAAATTAAACtacaaaaaatatatctcaAGTGACAAGTTTATATAGATAACTAGGATTGTTCGTGGCTCGGTTCAGTTAAAAATATTGAACTCTACTAAGTCAAACCATAACAACTATTCAATTGAgttacaaaaacatatatatagaaaaatgattCTTAAACACTCAAAACCATTGTATCACTGTAgagagaaataaacaaaaacagcaAAATGATAGACGTGACATGTTGTTGATGTGATATGAaaagagatataaatattaaatgagaCGTTGAATAAGTGTATGAAAAGTAAGGGATGTACAAGTATAATTGCTCGTATATATAATTAAGGTTGTTCATGTTTCAATTAAGTCTATATTGTGAATTGTATCAAACCGAACCATAACAACTACGTCACGACCCACTCTCAGGCCATGACTGGCGCATAAGCTAATACAataaatcaacataaatttaGCCTCACAAGCGTAATACAATATGGCATATAAACTGTTATAAAATACCTATTACTAGAGTCTTGTAGTGTCATGAATTTTCACGACATTTCAAATTGCTAATTAGTTATAAGAATAATGTATATAAAAACTATCTCATTGTATGTACATCTCAAAGAGAATAATATCGCTTATTGTTATAGTTACAACATATGAAAAACACATATGACGATCACTGTTCAATATAGAAATCTAACACAGAATAAACTTTTGAATACAATTgtactattttatattttattaaggagaccacaataatatttcaatttaattttctatATCGGTGTACTCTTTCATCAATGAAGTGCAGACAATAAAAAACgctatatatttaatttacgTAATTGAATTAACTTAAAGATTGCAACAAGTTATAGTATCTTTAAGATGCAGACTCTAAAAATATTGGATCCAGGATTGAAAATTATGTgaaacataaacataattcaGCTCGATGCTAACTGTTATCTAAATGAGCAATGGTATAGAAAGAAATTCCTTTTATCCAAAAGTGTGTACCGGTTATATGTCTTTTCAccacgagcttatagcttatttcacgagcttataagctatttttcagacgttatttcaagtagcgtttgagcttatagcttataacttctcactttttcttctaattttatccttattatttcatttaaattccatttttattcattacaatttattataataagctacgtaataaataCTACTAtccttttattccaatttttgtatatatatcagctgactttttttttgttttgaaaaaatatataccttcgttttttttttacggaacaaaatactattactctattagtgttactttatttttttatttttttgaggtaagtgttattttctttattctctgttagtGTTActttattagtattactctattagtgttacccttttttttttttttaggtaagtgttattttctttataaagtggaaacacttaaatgataataaataaaagataaaattttagggaataaaatttaatttaatttataatacataggatatattaaattaataaattttaagtatttttttaaagaaaaattagtttacaaaattacaaatacttaaatattaattgatataatttttattatgaattaaaaatactcTTTATATCATTTTAGATTTATCAGCTaattgaaccgctatttttatcaaacatttcagttagcttataagctatttgcTATTTTTACCAAAGAGACCCATAGTCCCAACAATAAAGAGTACCTCAAAGCACGTTCTTGATATCACGATGGAATTTAAGAATTAGACTATCACCACCTCCAAATCCACTACAACATTGTCTTTGATAATTaaatataggctaaaatatgtttttagacCCTGTAAATATGGCGaatttgggttttggtcccggataaattttatttttgaaattcatccctgcaaaattttttgttttttaaaatagtccttaACCCCACTTTATTGATGATTTGGCACATTTATGCCTACGTGGCATTCGCTGACTGTGTAAGTTTGTACATTTGACAGTCACATGGTAATTATCttagtttaattatttaataaactttttttaaaaataataaatatatttttgaaattaaaataaaacatttaaaaataaaaataaattgagggaCCAAAGTGGTAAACGACAGAAGAGTtatgagacactttatagttaagggacgaaaatgaaaacaaagaatAAGTTAACAGACCAAACAATGTattaaactaaaattaaaataaaatgaaataggCAACTGGATATTATGCAAACAACTTAATTACGAGTAACGACATACCAtcacttcattttaattttgtttttctgcaTGAAGAGTTCCAAGTTAATGATTATTATCCCTTAAAGCACTAATATCTGACTCTCTAGAATTTGAATAGAAACCTACAATTGAAGGAGGGCGTTCGGACTTTCAGACAAAGCTCTCATGCTCCTCTTACTTCCATCTTGACCttcttttaatatttcttgAGCGTTTCCAGGAACTACACACCACTCCTCTATCAACTCACGTACAAAATCGAAAAGGGGAATAATATGTTGCTGGAGAATTTCTTAAATGGAGAATTTCTCAGTAATGCCTTTGGGTGAAGGACCGAAAGTGAAAACCAAAGGGAGAATGATTGTTCTTGTTGTTCGTGTCCCATGAAAGTCTAAATGCTTCATTTAACTCTAAAATTAAGTGAAAAAGGGGAAGGGCTATGCTATATGTAGCGACAAAAAGTCTCGCGAATATCCCACGAATTATGTTTTATAAGCTTTTGCCATTTTCCATTTCACAGTTATTACTCTCTACCTTTTTTTTCCACTCAAAACTTGGTCACCAACTACATATGAAGACACATGAAGGCTGAAGCAAACACTATATGCTCAGAAAAAGACAATAAGCAAAGGCAACTTTGTCACGTCTCTAAACTTTGGTAATTGAAGAGAaccaataaaataatacaatgaaGAGAATCTGGAGATGAAGTGGAACAGCAGAAAACAAGGGGAGAGATAAATGGTATGACCAAAAAGAGATAAAACAAGGAAATCACCGCTTTTGAGCTTTTCTCGTGTGATATTCGTGAAACTTTTGTCGCGATGTTAAGCATTTTCCATAATATATACATCAAGAACTTTTAATGCACAAGAAAAATCCATGGATTTCACGACATTGAATCAGGTCTATGATTGAATATATATTTAGAACCAAGTTTATCATTAAATCTTTTTTCCCAATCAAGGTTTTGCAATTTGGGGTCATAGGTTATTGGTGTTGATTAGCTTgggtgacaattttttttgccCATTTGAGTTGCAAAATGTTGTTTAACATTGTGCATCCTGTGCTGAAAAGTAAATTAACAACTCATCTGAACCCTTGTTTTTGTGTGGTGTTGGGAAGAGACCAACGTACGTGTCATTGTGTGAGGTTGTTAGGACTCTGTGATTAGGCAGAGTGAGTGGGTCATTGTAAGCAGATGTATGGGTCGCATCCACCTCCTGGAGCCAAAAACACAACTTAATGTAGCTTAACATAACATTTATAGAATAtaccattgaatttttttattgagtttgttaccatttgaaagtcacaaatgtttatatctatattatatataaagaaaactacccctttcagcatttttgaattcattttttcctttcaaaaaagaccctcaatttttaatacaaataacacatataacaaatagataagaataaatgtaaatattaaaaaaaaaataacaaatacgatataaatacatatatgtctggttttttcatttatcattaaaaacatGTGACAAACTAGATGAGTTATACTTGcttttttcattatctcaattatactcttaaataattttttctataataaagattgttgttggtgtcgttaaaaaaagaatttagattatatttttttgttccattgttgatgtcattgaaataaataatcatgattagtttgatttgttataacttgagagcaacaaacatttatatttttagttttaattcaaatcaaatttcataaaaaaaatgtccgACTTTTCGctagttattataattttaattaaaaccaaaatttcatataaaaatagtttataatttACACACATTAGTGCAATAAAACTGCTCATAATTTACATGTGTTAGCGCAACAAAAAGAAGAACGAAATGACTAAtctcaaaatttctcaattttattaagagcaaaaacatatttaaccatttaatgtgtcaaagaaaaataaataaataaaattagaaactatataaattgaaataaataataaattggtCCATTATTATCTTGGATCAGAAAAAGTCGAAGCCCATTATCATAAAccaattttctttcttcttcaactttcttcttttttctcaacTCGTCTCCAGCAGTGTTTTAGGGTTTCTCTGCGTCAAATTTTGATCGCAACCATCCCGCAAACGTGACAGCTGCTACTCGATCATGGTAAATTTTAATCTCAACAATCAATTTTTAGCTCTAGATTATTCGCTCTGTTAAATTGATCGGATCTGtgaaatataatattcattGATCTATTGCTTCATGCGTAAATGGACCATGTATAATCGATGAATATGCGAGTTTTATGTCTAAAATTTGATTAGATAGCTATGAAAAACTTACACCAGGCACAACACACGTCGACAGTGATAATaattgagaaaatgatataattgaatgtaatcagtTTGTATCGGTGTCAGATATCGACACGTCTTTGTTTAGATCTGGTTAgaagtgttggtgctacataGTTAAACAGTGAGGAGCAAAGCGGAATGATGGCCGTGACCTTTAAATCTTCTTCAATTGTGTaaatttacttaagaaaatagtgtaattttttaatttttacttttttttttttatattttttttaatttgaattttggaCCAAATTCATCTAGGAAAATCATCATGTTGTCTTGATCCATAATGAATCAGTCTTAATGTAGTATTGTTCATTAGTTAAGGTGCTAATGAATGTTTTTGAATATTTGATCCTAATTACTATTGTGTTTCCCGATTTTACTAGGTTCTGTTACAGTTAGATCCGTTTCTCAATGAACTCACCAGCATGTTCGAGCGCAGCACTGAGAAGGGCACTGTTTGGGTTACTCTCAAACGATGTACGTTTTGATGCTGTTTTTATTTGGGGTTAAATATGTCTAATTCATATAGATATTTATagaatcaaaaacatatttaaccattttatttgCTAGCTTGAGTGAAGGTTTTGGTTTTATATGTTCAGAAACTTATTTTTgtatgtttgttgttgttgtgtggttttttttttttctttcttccagcATCCTTGAAATCTAAAGTTCAGAAGAATAAATTGGTCACTGCTGGTGAAGCAATTGAGTATAGATGCCTTATACGTGCCACTAATGGGAAAAAGACAATTTCTACTACGGTATGTATCTTTGAGTTTGTTGTATCCACTATGCTTTTCATTAAAACTTTCTTGTTAGATGAACTCTTGCTATATTTTACTAGGTTACTTAGTGAAATACAACCTTCTGGCTATTTAGGCATTAAATTTTTAGGCACATTCTGATTGGCTTCTAGCTTATAGGAGTTTCTCAATCAAAGCTAATGGGTAGACAGAGACTAATGTGCCCATATGTCCGCTTTCTTAATGTGCATATGTATATTTTATCGTGTTTAATCATCAAATAACgttctttttaaattaattcacttgttgcataatatatattttatgtgaaTGTGGATTTATCTAAATTTCAGTTTTCATGTTGTATTTGTCTCATTCtaaaatgtcatttttgctTTGCTGTTAGTGTTGGTGAAAAGCCCTTGATTAGAGTAGACTGATTTTTCACCACAGAGAAATAAATGAAAGATGAAGAAATAAAGATTCACTGATGGGTTTAGTTGTAGATGTTACCTGTCGTATATAATAAATCTTTAGGGTgctttccaaactccaaaaacAGGATACGTAGGTCAATTGGAGGTGGTTTCATGATCTTGTATGTTTATTACTTTCTCACACTTGAAAAACCAGTTCTTATTGGAACATCATTTATGTCAAAACAAGTTTAAAtgtaaagaaagaaaagtttCCATATTTCTCTTCTTCCTATATTTAtactaattctgaagttcaaAACAGATTCACAAAGATTTACTGAACATTTATACTAATTTTGAAGTTCTAAACAGATTCACaaagatttattgaaaaatatttgatattgaACTAGTTCCAACTTCTAAGGCATGTTTTATTACAAACAACGTGAATTCTCTAAAACAACTTTCATAGGGATTTAAAAAACTGGTTATACCATAtattatagtttaaaatttaaatatgccAAACACCTCTTATCAATCTTTCCTGCATCAGTTCTTTTGGAGATTACCCGATctttgcttttatttattgGATTGGACAATTGAGTTGGAGATATAATTCCAGTAGAAATATTTCTCAACTTTCAAAATTGTTTTGTATATTATGGCATGCTTCTGTGGAATATTATTTCAAGTATATTATGGCATGCTTGTGTGGAATATTATTTCAAAACTAATTGTAGaccaaaacatgaaaataaagtgaaacaaaagggACAATCTCTCGACTCTATTTCATTTTGCTTGATAACACCTCAATAATCATTAATGGtgttatatatgtatattgtaTACGGGTTACAACCAACCAGGGCTATACTTTTGTTTGTGCAATTTGGGCTTAGGCAATTAGGCTCGAATCTTAACCAATTCATCAAAGATTGTTGTGAATAACTCTGCAAGTTCTTCCTTGTGACGTTATAAACTAGTTCAAGAATAAGCTTTGTTTTGAGCAGCATGAATGAATTTCTTAAAACTAGTTCAAAGGGATATATGAAACTGCTAATATCATAGATATTATGGTTTAAATATTCCAATTACCTCCTATCAATCTTTCCCGCATCAGTTCTTTTGAAGATAACTTTGatctttgtatttatttattggaaTGGACAATTGAGCTGGAGATGTGATTTCAGTGGAAAAGTTTCTTGAATTCGAAACATGTTTTATATATTATGGTACAGCCTGCTTTTGTGGGAAACGTTGCAGTTAGTTTATGCTGTGAAATGTGCTGTCCTAATATCTACCAAATTATTTTACTGGTAGATCTTTTGGTTTGTGCTATACTCTGGTGATCACTTTTCACTTGAATGAATTCCCTGTCCGCCTAAGCTGATTTTCCATGTTATTTTGGCATAAATAGCATGTAATTATTAAGAAGTTGCTTTTTAAAATATCAGTGACCGAGTATTATTTTTCATACACTATCAAGAATATTAGCACATATAGTTTTAGATAAGGCATGAAAATGAAGGGCAACAGAAGGGATAGTCTCTTGACTCTGTTTCATTTTGCTGTTTGCTGTGGTAATGTCTCCTGGCCAATGATCATAGGTGTTATCTTGGTTCTGCTTATGTTAATGCCATTTGGGTTTATGTTATTAGGCTTGATCAATTAATCAAAGATTGTTATCTATCTTGCCACCTTACTTGGTTTCGGGCTCGTATTAACACTTTAGGGTCAAGTTAgtttatcattaaaatttaGGCAGATTTTTCTGAATAATTCTGAAATTTCTTCCCGACGACTTTACTAAATCCAGCATCACCTTAATCGCCTATTCCTTGAGTTGTTAATCCGTGCTTAATCATAAAGGCTCATTCCTTATAGCTCCAATTAGGATCACCCTGTAtgttttagtccatataaacaTGAGAGTTACAGCTGCAAAATACAGcagaaaaaacttataaaaacagGGTTGAACTTTGCTACGATGTGCTCTTAAGTCAACTAATTATTTATAACTTGTATAAGCTACACTAACCTTGGTTATATCTTTAAgatcctttattttcttatcctCAACATGTCAAATatcacttaaaaatttcaattatggAGATACTATCACTCATTCAAATCTTTTCGGATTCCTTCCACACTCGAACCATGTACATAAGTGTACAGCTAAAGTTTGTTTTCAtaaaagctataagctgtttttatgaGCAATCCTTGAGTTTATGGAAATACGTTGAAAATAGCTTGTCACTGGATAAGttctaataaataaatgaatacaaACATGCCCTAAATGAAGAGTTCTTGTTAGTTGCCTACTTTATgtagattttgtttttgaattggaTGAAACATCATGCACGAGTCCCCCCCAGATCTCTTTGGCTATTTCTGCTTTTCTCTCCATGCTTTTCACGTTTTTGCAAGTTTTCTTTTCCACTTCTATTATCTAATTTTACTGGATTGTCATTTGAAAGGTTGGCCCAAAGGATCATCAACGCTTTCAAGCTTCTTATGCAACTATATTAAAGGCCCACATGACTGCtttgaagaagagagaaaggaagGATAAGAAGAAGTCTGCAGAGATCGACAAAAGAGAAGGAAGTTCAAAGAGGCCGAAGAAGACTTGAAGTGATCTCTGCTTTTTCTCTTTGGTATTCTGCACAAACTTAGTTTCCCGCTTCCTTTATATTCATCTAAAGGATGCTCGGCCACACATACTTTTTGGAGTTGCAGAGTGAGGAGTAATCGAAATGGGGGGAAGAGATAACCAAGATAGTTAGATAACTGTTCATTGAATTGTGAATTTGTGAAAATTTTCTTTCAGTTCCTTCGGAGGttataaattgaattttcttcAGGATATACCTTTTTACCCCTATTGATATTTCATTTTGAGGTAGTTAATCTTTTGGTCCCAAATATCTCATTGAACCATGATTCCGTTTATGATTGTTGCACCACAGGTGTGCAGTTATTGATAGCTTTTTTCACCAAATAAATTACCAGTTCCAAATTGGTTATTAATTCTTTAAAACTGCTGTTTACCATccaaataaatatcaacattaacaGAGGCAGTAGATTTTAGGGTTCTATGGAAGAACAGTAGAAGAAAGGTAGTTTATTCGTGCCGATACTTATTGATTGAGAAGATAAAATTCCAATTAAAACTATAAAATGCTAAAGATCCATCCTGTAGGAAAATATTCTTCCTAAACAACCATTGCTAAAGGGGTCAACAACCCTAACTAACAGATCCCTAACTAACAACCCTAACTAAATTGGTATCAGAATGGATATGGCCAACTTAGATTCAAAACAACCaagaaaattgttttgtgaGAAAGGAAAgttcctattgacacaagtaaaatacataaataccccAAACGGTAGTTAACACCGTTAGGAAAGGCGCC
It encodes:
- the LOC25490105 gene encoding signal recognition particle 14 kDa protein; the protein is MVLLQLDPFLNELTSMFERSTEKGTVWVTLKRSSLKSKVQKNKLVTAGEAIEYRCLIRATNGKKTISTTVGPKDHQRFQASYATILKAHMTALKKRERKDKKKSAEIDKREGSSKRPKKT